cgggtaaccggaacaaaccattttttttattaggcctttaAATGTCACCCAATATGTTCAAATATAACTTTAATTTGTCTAGTGTCTTGTGATTAATTTATTATGTTGTAAAAACATAAAAGTTTACCAAACTCCTACGTCACACTTTATGGATAATCACTTTGTGAATAAAGAAGGAAAGGAAACGAAATCGATTGGATATGTTTACGAATTTTCCCTTTAAAGCATCTTGCTTAATGTAGGTTGAGGGCGCACGCACATGCGCAATGGAATGGGAATAAGATTTCGCCTTTTGGGTCAACGTGTTCCGGAAGAAAATCCCACATTATTGCTTGACTACAAGAGATAACCCCGATAACAGAGGTGCGTACATACTTTAAATCTTTATGAAACACATTTTATATGTACACCGGTACGGTAGTTTGGATTTATTATGAAATAAcgtacgtttgaaataacattttcatcaggaaatgatggcaAGACATGTTGACGTCTTTGATTATGTAGCGCGTTCAAAGCCCTTATATgtatggcattgtatggagagacgcgcaatgcatcttggaaacGGCAACAGGTATCGACGTCATCGTCACGTTTGCACCGGATGTGAATTTTACCATCGTGAGATACGAAATATTTAAGATATTTAGATAGACTTTACAAGATATATGCATAGTTATAGGTTCATAGTTATAGTGTGTTTGAGTACAAATAAAGTTCTAAAACGCCTGTatatataaagtacacacaaCTCATAACCAGTGTTAAAATATTTTAGATGATTTCTCATTCCTGTCAAAAGGTGGCGGTATCCACCTAAGCTATAATTAGAGATTTCAAGTTACTGTGGAACCAAGGTGTCGTCAGTTACTGTTTATGCTATTtcactgcactagctgcaactggaatgcttttttttttatgaaaacgTTTTGTTTGATACAATAACCTACTtctaatatcgtacaccctgaatagtattgcatcacctgtggatTAACGTATTTTGTAACTGTacacaaaataaaccaaataaaccaaatcaaatttattttcggTCCGCACCtgaaaatcagcgccctcaacggtgatcacgATTTCATCCAGTTTGTgaactgcttatggataatatcgaccactggttaacatgtaaaatatcgaattattggtattttaacaattttggtGAATACATTGTGGATGTATAATCGAAAAATGacactccagttacaactatcACATGTGGCAAACTCAAAACCACTAATTAACAGGTACAGTACTTgtgtaattgaccaatttctaGTGCACATAACTTTGgtaatttaatgaaaaaaatatcccaGTCGCAGATTTAAGCAGTCTGCATTATCATGATACATATTTCACATTCAACATGTCGCCATGTACACAGTACGAGGAGTTCACATAGGACGTGGCATTTGGTCGCCTACCATTACCGCTACATGTCCAAACTTTGCACAAAATTAACATACATTGACACGAACTTCAACATTGTTTACCTACTTGATAGTTAACCTTGAGCCAACTGAATAATTCCACTGTAGCGATATATCTCTCTACTTCCACATTAGTTAGATGGCAACTATCGTCCAACTAACTCAAACCTGCTAAGTACCAAATTAGCAGCCTAATGCTATTACTATTTCTACCTATTGCACATAGATAAAATCGACCCCTAATTGAAATGTACAGTGTCCAGTTATATTAGTGTTATATTGTTGTTGGTTGTATGAGAGAAAGAAAATCAAGAACAAGCCTTACAACCAAACACAGTTACAGCCAGTATCCTGATTTAGCTATCAGACTGTGTTGTTAATTAACATTTCTATTTGTTGTGGACCTCTATAAGTAGCTGAACATAATCCAGCTGCTTTCAGTAGTTGCAATGATTTCAATTACTTGAACAAACCTTACAAGCAAATAAACTGTCAGTCAGTATCCTGttaaattacaatgtacttctAATTTGCTTGTAATCGTTTTAAAAACTATCCCAAGACTTCTAACTTTTCCATTGCTCAGAATCGTGGCCCTTCTCCTATCATTATTCGTCAGACATTTTGTACGCGAAATGTCTCATTTCGTCCTCAGATTTTACAATTTTGTACCCCATTAAAGCCATTAGTTCACGACAGATGTCTAGAGattgtacaattttcaagtcctgaaataacagttttgatCGCCAAGACTGTGCTGCTTCAATAGAGTTCTTCCGTGTATCCAtgttatttatagatttatcATTTGTAACGTTTGTCCATTCTGACATCCAGAGTGAAACTTCAACTGGAACTGTCATACCCAAGAATTTATAAATGCTTTCTGTTTGACCTAAGGGGTCCATTGCAGTATCCTCGTACGGAACAAGTTTATATCGACCATCTAACCATGCTGGTAATGTTTTGTTGTACTTAACCATTTCCACCGCATGTTGGCAGTATTGGTTCAAATTGTTTACAAGTCCAGCTTGTTCTATTGTTGTATTTCTGACTATTTCGATATCGTGCGCGTATACGAATTTTCTGGAGCTTGCGACGCCTCTTGGGTCCCGTATCACATGTAAAACTTTTAAATCTAATTTCTCTTGTGTGACTAAGGCCTGTAGCACAGGAAGTGACGTCAGACGAATCACCTTTGTAGCAATATGGCGACGATTTTTGCATGTCTGGGTTATATCTTCAACAGTGATATCAGCACAGCTCGTGTGCTTATATCTGTGGCATAACCGTCTGATGTCGTTACTAGTGGACACCATAGCCCACGTTCGCATATGGTGTACATACTGTGACGTAAAACGACAATGGTATAAATCCGATAAAGTCTCTAATTGGGATGAATTCTGGAGATCTGATGTAATAACATTTGCTCTTGTCATGTCTTGAACAAGTCTCAGAGGTTCAAAAAGATATAATACATCTTTGTTCTGGTTAAAAAGTTGACTTATAAACGTTGATCCCGTTCTAAAGGCTGCAAC
The Glandiceps talaboti chromosome 23, keGlaTala1.1, whole genome shotgun sequence genome window above contains:
- the LOC144453204 gene encoding carbohydrate sulfotransferase 1-like, with the translated sequence MRLQLELQDADDCQASRTTTKYPSQSKEENRSVFEVNHVQGRSVLIVAAFRTGSTFISQLFNQNKDVLYLFEPLRLVQDMTRANVITSDLQNSSQLETLSDLYHCRFTSQYVHHMRTWAMVSTSNDIRRLCHRYKHTSCADITVEDITQTCKNRRHIATKVIRLTSLPVLQALVTQEKLDLKVLHVIRDPRGVASSRKFVYAHDIEIVRNTTIEQAGLVNNLNQYCQHAVEMVKYNKTLPAWLDGRYKLVPYEDTAMDPLGQTESIYKFLGMTVPVEVSLWMSEWTNVTNDKSINNMDTRKNSIEAAQSWRSKLLFQDLKIVQSLDICRELMALMGYKIVKSEDEMRHFAYKMSDE